From Astyanax mexicanus isolate ESR-SI-001 chromosome 13, AstMex3_surface, whole genome shotgun sequence, the proteins below share one genomic window:
- the csad gene encoding cysteine sulfinic acid decarboxylase, which yields MSTTVSKECNMSNGVNGDHHGPEPDQAELSRSEGELFLSEAFKIIVEEAVHKATDVKEKVCEWKDPEELRALMDLELGEHGESQQQLLKRVRDVAKYSVKTNHPRFFNQLFSGVDYHALTGRLLTETLNTSQYTYEVAPVFVLMEDVVLRKLRSLVGWSEGDGIFCPGGSVSNMYAMNIARYWAFPQVKTQGLWAVPRLAVFTSQESHYSMKKSAAFLGIGTENIYHVKVDESGRMIPEDLEAKIVHAKSQDAVPFFVNATAGTTVQGAFDPLNRIADISERNGMWMHVDAAWGGSVLFSKKHKHLLTGLERANSFTWNPHKMLMAGLQCSVILMRDTTNLLMRCHCANATYLFQQDKFYDMSLDTGDKSVQCGRKVDCLKLWLMWKAIGSQGLANRVDTAFANTRYFVEELKKREGFQLVSEPQFVNVCFWFIPPSLRGKENSADYQDKLAKVAPLIKERMVKKGSMMVGYQPLDSRVNFFRMVILSPQLTHSDLDFFLNETERLGEDL from the exons ATGAGTACAACCGTTTCTAAAG AGTGTAATATGAGTAATGGAGTGAATGGCGACCATCATGGTCCGGAGCCGGATCAAGCCGAGCTGAGCCGCTCTGAGGGGGAACTCTTCCTCTCTGAGGCTTTTAAAATAATCGTGGAGGAGGCGGTTCACAAAGCCACCGATGTGAAGGAGAAG GTGTGTGAATGGAAGGATCCAGAAGAGCTGAGGGCTCTGATGGATCTGGAGCTGGGAGAACATGGAGAATCTCAGCAGCAGCTGCTAAAGAGGGTCCGTGATGTTGCCAAATACAGCGTCAAAACCA ATCACCCTCGCTTCTTCAATCAGCTGTTCTCTGGAGTAGATTACCACGCCCTGACCGGACGCCTGCTCACCGAGACGCTCAACACCAGCCA GTACACGTATGAAGTGGCTCCGGTCTTCGTTCTGATGGAGGACGTGGTTCTCCGTAAACTGCGCTCTCTGGTTGGCTGGTCCGAGGGCGACGGCATCTTCTGTCCCGGAGGCTCCGTGTCCAACATGTACGCCATGAACATCGCCCGGTACTGGGCCTTCCCACAGGTCAAGACCCAGGGGCTGTGGGCTGTCCCTCGCCTGGCTGTGTTCACGTCTCAGGAG AGTCATTACTCCATGAAAAAGTCTGCTGCGTTCCTCGGGATCGGGACGGAGAACATTTATCACGTAAAGGTGGATGAAAG CGGCAGAATGATCCCAGAAGACCTTGAGGCTAAAATTGTTCATGCCAAATCACAA GATGCAGTGCCGTTCTTTGTTAACGCCACGGCTGGAACCACAGTGCAGGGAGCCTTTGACCCCCTGAACCGCATCGCTGACATCAGTGAGAGAAACGGCATGTGGATGCATGTGGAC gctgcCTGGGGAGGGAGTGTGCTGTTCTCCAAAAAACACAAGCATTTACTTACAGGACTCGAAAG ggCGAACTCTTTCACTTGGAATCCACATAAAATGCTGATGGCTGGACTTCAGTGCTCCGTTATTCTGATGAGAGACACAACA AACCTGCTGATGCGCTGTCACTGTGCCAACGCTACGTATTTATTCCAGCAAGACAAGTTCTACGATATGAGTCTGGACACCGGGGACAAGTCCGTCCAGTGTGGACGCAAAGTGGACTGTCTGAAACTCTGGCTGATGTGGAAAGCTATAGGCTCCCAGGGCCTGGCCAACCGCGTCGACACGGCTTTTGCCAACACGAG GTATTTTGTTGAGGAGCTGAAGAAGAGAGAAGGGTTTCAGCTCGTCTCTGag CCTCAGTTTGTGAACGTCTGCTTCTGGTTTATTCCTCCCAGCCtgagaggaaaagagaacagCGCTGATTACCAGGACAAACTGGCGAAG GTGGCGCCGCTCATTAAGGAGCGCATGGTGAAGAAGGGCTCGATGATGGTGGGATATCAGCCTCTGGACAGCAGAGTAAACTTCTTCCGCATGGTGATTCTCTCCCCCCAGCTCACCCACAGCGACCTGGACTTCTTCCTGAACGAGACGGAGAGGCTGGGGGAGGACCTGTAG
- the zgc:174906 gene encoding ankyrin-1 yields the protein MDGDPAGGTRLIQKFKLKLIDALSGDADFVLQHCHSLSLLSDREYDQVKPANVPSEKVRDILDYVMRKDSRRVQIFLNLLKNDEMQETFSKLSFLKDLPLSKPPTAEKRKMKREETMLEEEVPPKQTCKTSSSSSSRMVTEKQLMLVSRHIGRNWKELARVDLELSSTRLEQIEEENLHSHRERVFSALRAWSMRERDRATPTRLHSLLTQEENAVTPGSLDFLLEEN from the exons ATGGATGGAGATCCAGCAGGTGGCACCAGACTCATCCAGAAGTTCAAGCTTAAACTCATAGATGCTCTCtctggagatgcagattttgtGCTCCAGCATTGCCACTCTCTCAGTTTACTGTCTGATCGAGAGTATGACCAGGTAAAGCCCGCCAACGTCCCGTCTGAGAAAGTCCGGGACATCTTGGATTACGTGATGAGAAAAGACAGCAGGCGTGTTCAGATCTTCCTAAATCTCCTAAAGAACGACGAGATGCAGGAGACGTTTTCTAAACTCAGCTTCCTTAAAGATCTTCCTCTCAGCAAACCACCGACTGCAG AGAAAAGGAAGATGAAACGAGAAGAGACGATGTTGGAAGAAGAAGTGCCACCAAAGCAAACATGCAAAACCA gcagcagcagcagcagcaggatggTGACGGAGAAGCAGCTGATGTTGGTGTCTCGCCACATCGGGAGGAACTGGAAGGAGCTGGCCAGGGTGGATCTGGAGCTCTCCAGCACCAGACTGgagcagatagaggaggagaaCCTCCACAGCCACAGAGAACGAGTTTTCTCCGCGCTGAGAGCCTGGAGCATGCGGGAGAGGGACCGGGCCACGCCCACCCGGCTCCACTCGCTCCTCACTCAGGAGGAGAACGCCGTCACTCCAGGGAGCCTAGACTTCCTGCTGGAGGAGAACTGA